The DNA window AAACAGCCTGGACGATCAGGGTTCACTTTCCAAGATTCTAGGTCATCGTCACTTATATAGAATAACTTTCCATGCACAAATCCTCTGGTAAATGGAAAACCATACCACGAGTACAAAGAATAATTCTCATATATTCAGAGGTGTACAGTAGTTGTACAACAAAACTTTTTCCGCAAGCAAGTTTGTATACCATACCTCAGATTATTCATGGCACCATCCAGAACTAATTACGTATTATGTATGTATCATGTAAGAGTCGTGACCTCTTTGCACACCGCAGTGTTCATACCTTAACCAATTTACCAAGCGtgtgctcagggccgctgacagcttttgctgggcccgggacaatgtaacctgaaagggcccccctacccatcacatataatgtaatgggcacccaattctgggccccctgtctcccagggcccgggacaacatacccctttgtccccccttgtcggtggCCCTGCGTGTGCTAACCGATCACGTCACCTGCAGCTCATCTCTTGCTAATGATGTAGGCAAATGTATACACCTCTATAATGCGCTTCTATTCTTATCTACATTTTCCATTCCCTGATTTTTCATTccttcactgtctcactctccatTCCAActatctctcgctgtctctctctccttttctatgtGTTATGATGAAGTGGCAGTGCTGACACATTTTAGGCTACATGAATTGAATGAAATGTTCTATTATCCAAATAAATGATGGTGATGGTATTACTATCACCATGGGCAGCTGTCGTCCATAGTTAGAGAGTCGATCTTTAGAGCAGAAGCTTGCAGGTACAAATTCCACCCCACCTCGTTGGACTGTAACCATATCCTACAataactgcaagtcactttggataaatgtgATGTAATCTCCAGCGGCTTCAAGTAAATTAGACAGGTGCTTGTTGGGGCATGAATCCAGGTTGACCATGACACTAAAGGGCAAAGTGAGGTATGGTGGGAGGTACTATGTGAGGGACACTCTGAGTGGGTCTACTTCCTAAAAGGTGAAAGAATGTGATTGAGTGAGCATGAGAATGAGCCTGGACAGTTTGGCCCAGTTTGGTTCAAATTTGGGCAAGGCAATTCCACTCCCCACTGTCACAGACAGCACCTCATCAATGAATAATGATTGAATGGTCACTTTCCCAACCTGCcttttccgtctgtctgtctgtctgtgtctgtgtctgtgtctgtgtctgtgtctgtctgtctgtctgtctgtctgtctgtctgtctgtctgtctgtctgtctgtctgtctgtctgtctctctctctctctctctctctctctctctctctctctctctctctctctctctcgccagtaTTTACTTGACATCCACTGACCCATACGGACTTgaccaccacacccaccaccagACACGAGCTTACCCTCCAAGCCTGAGGTAGCCTTTACGCCCCTCAAATGTTAAGCAATTCACTGACCTTTGCCAAAACAAGTGTGGAGGAATGGGGATTCCTCCTTAGACTGCGAAGCGTGTTGTTTGCTGTATCCCTCTCTAAATATTTTATAAAAAGCCAAACTGTGagactgtcagacagacagacagagagacacaggcatTGCAGACCTTGGTCCGACCTTCTCCAAAGGACCAGGTAATAAAACATTCTTTCTGAAGCTCTGAAGTCCTGCACCTATCGTTCAGTTTATTACCAGCAATGAAAATCTGCCATCCAAATTGtctcaataaaataataattaacccAGCTGACCGTTGCAAAGGCACGGGACAGGGTGAGGCTGTTACAGTTAATAAGGCAATTCTTCACACTCTTCCCTTACATGGAGAATTTGCAGCCAACAACCAAATCACCTCCATCCCGGGAGTTTTGGATGTTTAATAAAGGATGGGAATCATATTTTAGACAAAAGTATAGCAATAAAAACAGAATCATGGGGGAATATGTGGAGTTGCAATACTGCATTCTAAGCAAAACAACATTCATTACTGACTCAGCCATAAATAAAATACCAGCCCCTTGTCCAGAAGATTTGGATACACCAACGATAAATGagcaaacaaccaaacaaacaaataaaaacaaatagcAACCAACCAAATAACTAAATCAGAGCATGATATATATAGGGATATATATCATGTATAGGGATTGCTTCAGTacagtgtgttttcttttttggcTCTTCTGTAGATATTTGCAAAGGAAAGTAGAAAGAGAATGTAGCTTTCATTGATGCTTGTACTCTATACACAGCAAATTCCCCAGTGTTAAATTTCCAGAGTTCAGGCAAATGAACACCACCTAGTGTTAAATATCTCATTCGCGACACCCTTGGAGTTCACACAGGCCTGGTGCTGTTGTTAATTGTTAGAGTTCCTTCATGTGAACACCAATCAGTGTTGGGTTCTACATCCGGGATATTTTGCTGAACATTTTCAAAAATCCGGTGATCCGCCATTTTCTCTAAGCCGTTTCAGAAGTCGCCTCATGTGAAGTGTTGGGAGAATAGATTTCGAGTGGTAAGTTATTACATTTATATAATTTAGTAATAGCTGTCCATTTTGGAGTGTTTCTCgttttaggcctatttatagTGTATTTTTCAATATTGAGCTGTCTGTGTGTAGATTGTAGACCCTAGTGGTTAAGTCGTATTCGTCTCGAGGTCAAGGTTAGCATTTACTGGTAACAACCAACGTTGTTTTTTAAGGACTTCAGTGATTAACAATATgaatattacaatattacaacCATACTTCATTTTACACGATACAACACTCTCAGTGCAAtcgttttgtaggcctatgctatgtaGTGTACTGGACAAAATGAATACTTTGCTGTGCTAAAGCCAATGTTCCATGTCTGTGGCtgaggttttttttgtaataCGTTGAGCTCGTGGTGGCTACATCAGTGTGTGTTGCAATGCTAGCAAACTTCCCCACGTTTTAGCTAACTGGCATCACTTTCAGTAGGCTGTGGCGTGATTGACAAATCGTTCGCTTATTTTGTCTACAGGTAGCATATTTTCGGAAGCAATGATCCTCAAGGTGAAGTACCTGAATGTAAAGAAATACATCAAAATACCCGAGCCATGCATGGACTTATTCATGATTGAAGGTGAGTTTGACTGTTGGTATTACAAGGTTATAGCATAACAAGACGGAAATCATAACCTAAGATGGGTTTGGGATCACGTGTATTAGACTTAGGATATCCGAAATTGTGCCAACACTTCGCAAATTATCTTTGAATTACGCCGCGATTGATGCAGCCCCTTTATTCTGTTTGGGAACTCCGATATGCATATTATTTCACTCGAGGTTAAAAACGGAATGCATGCGCGTGGACACCAGCCCCGGCTAGCCCCACCACCCGTTTTCTTTTCATTAGCTCTCTCCCACCATATCCCACAGGGCAGGCTACAAGCTTTAATTTTATTGTCTTATGTGCATCAGTTTGCAATGGGAAGGACGGCGCAACCGTAGCATGACCACGTAGCTATGGAAAAACACTGACTATGTGACTGAGCTGTTCAAGGTGAGAATCACACTTGAGCGTGGCGTGGTAGCAGGATTgaccgtgcacgccgacgctgtcggtgttAAGGCTGTGCCACCCGATACCCCGCTGCCCTCTCGCTGCCACAACGCCACGCCGTAGTGTATCTGCCCCAATGGTGCCCAGCATACAGTTTGGCCACACCGTCAGCGTGTTTTTTTTCTCCGACTGTGGTGACGCATTCGGTCTAGGACTACTATTAAACTGGGTTGAGTCGGAGTAAGGACTAGGTTTTATGCGACGGCAGGTAGACCTTTGGCTTATTTCATGCTCCCGGTATGCAAAGACCACAAAAGAGCCAGGAAAGGAGCACAGGTTGTTCCCTCGTCGCTCAAAGTCTTCACTACACATTTGAATATGACTGGGGGTTGCTTTTATGACACTGTATCAAAGTGGCAACCTCAAGTTATTTTACCTGGGGTCATATGCAGTCACATTTTTAATGTATAGGCAGAGAATAGCTTAATATTGTAAATAACATTATCTGGTAGTATTGTGATTATATTTGGTATATTTAACTGTTGTGTGATGTCTCTGCATTTGGTATTGTCTGGGCTTTTAACAATGTGTTTGCTGACATTGTGACATCTGTTTTAAGGCGTTTAATATGCTTATTTCtaaacttgttttttttagttAGACAAAAGTTTTCCATACCAGAAGGCAAGAACTTGACTGTCACTGATGATGGTGGAACAGAAGTAGATGCCGATGTCTTTCCTGAATTGGTGTCCAATGATCTCTGTTTCGTCATTCATGATGCTGATTCAGGAGGTATGTGGTGTTGGTTGCATTGTtacacaatacaaaacaatgtTGGTAAAGGAGATGTGGAAAGgttgccttaaaggtgcaccgtgtaatattttagtagtttatgactagaattcatgctgcccattaacaaataataactttttcatgaatacttaccacctcaTTCCACCACAAGTATTATGactgaaaattacatttttcataataTGAAAAGAGTATCCTCTCCATTGTCCATCATTATCTCCAGAAATGGAcagttttttagctgcaaaacctgctgtactagtacatattagttaaggcattaaatattcatgaaaagatccaatttggcagactgcacagtttcaatgaggagtgtagttgcaatacctaccctgatcaccatcctactcagtgcacctttaaactaaATGTAAGTTACAATATGTAAttgcatttttgttttatttctgttttgcTAGAGTTTTCTCTCAGCGAGTCCTCCAGCCTCACTGATACATGCTCATTGACAAGCAGCCAGGATAGCATGGCTGAAGTAAGCCTCTGTAAACAAGCACGTTTGGAAGAAGAGTTGCTACAGAGTGTCCCAGCCAGAGATGTGAGGATGCAGTTTTTTATTTACAGAATAGCCTGCATTGTTGGATTTTATATCTGTTTTGTGACGTTGTGTGTATGCTAATTTAAGAAAATTATCTAGAGAAGAGGGCAGAGAATTACCTAATTCACCTGTACACTTATGTTAGCTGCTATTGATGCATGTCTTTGCCAATTATTTCAGCTTGTGAAAAAGGTGTTGTTGGATAAACCTGGTGGAGCAGCAGTCCTGAAGGAGTATGAGGACACTGGAAGTATTTGTGACAGTTCCAGGCGACAAATGGTCAACATTTTAGCTGCACACATGACTGAAACCGAAGGGTACGGAAGCCTGAAATTATTTTCATACTTAAGGGTTGAGATGCAAGGCCCCCTAATAGCCATGATACAAAtactctgtttatttatttttttaaagggagaGGGGCTGAATTGTAAATATTCTAAATTCAGAGATACAGCCTATTCTTTGTAAACCAATCACACATGCACTTAGAAAGTTGTGGGCCTCAGTCCTTCTTTTACATTGTCTTTCTAGTACTctaatattattgtaatgttcACTGTTTTTCAGGAGAGTTCCACAACGGCTGACAAGGGAGAAATATGCCCTTGGTATCATAACCTTGTTCCCATCTCTGAAAGACCCATTGTCTAGGAAAGGCTATGTAAGTTGAAGGAAACGTTTTGCATTTTTTCATGGTGATTGCCATTTCAATTTGGACATTGATAAAGAATGTATTGTAATATGTTCTTCTCAGTGTGTTGCTTCTGTTTAACGTCAGTGATGCCAGCAGATGTTATGGTTTAAAGAGGTGGTCTGTGTGGATGTTTGTACGGGATGGAATGTGTGATGATGCAAGTGGCAGTGTACCTAATAGTGTAGGTTGAGAAGTCAAGTCACACTTATCAACCCCAAACTGCTACCAAACAAAATAGGCAAAggattaaaaaaatatgaaaaaaataatgaccGTTATCTGGCCTAACAGTGGTTCTGTAATCCTTCGTTAGGAACACTTCTATGATGCCCAAAGTGGGTCAGGTTTCCTGGCCTGGCGGCTGAAGACGATCCAGAGGAAGACGAAGCTTCACTCTCCAACTCCAAATAACCCCAAGACTATGACAGGAGGGCCGACATGCGCCAGGGACATCGGCCAGGGCGGTGAGCAGGATGAATCGTGCAAGGAGGCCATTTCCCTCATGACCCACACGAATGACGATGACATTATCTTCCAGAAGATGCGCGAAACCTTCGCATATAGGCAGAAACTTATCCACAGCCCAGACACTTCGGCCAGCGTTCTGTCGGTTTTCCCGAGATTGTTGGACACGAAAGGATTGGTAAGTGGTATTGCTAATTATATTGTTTAATATTGACCATTTATTGTAAGGGTCGATTCTCAAACAAGGTAAAATgtatttttagtcgtttattctCAATGTATGCTGGCTCTTcatatttttatgaatatttaccaagtttTGGCAATTAACTATTTTTCTACTTGTCTCTGAAATGTATAATGAATACCAAGACATTGGTGGTGATGGTAAATATACAGAAGaaacacatttgtgaatgggcagcatacattcttgaAGTAAATGACTAAACCATTAAATGCTCTACCCTTCAGAAGTTTGCAACAACACTTTGAGAGCTACACATCTCAACAAATATAATCCGAGTATATTGCTGTACTCATTGCTGCCTGCGCTACTAGGCTATATATTGTTGTATTCTGTACCTCTTAATTATTTCTTGCTTTGCATATCCCTTTACATctgctctgtgtaatgtaatgtagttctaAGTTGTATTCTTTCATGTCGTACTGTAGGTTCTTCAAGATTTCAGCCTCCTTTTTGGATCAGAGATATCCACCAGGCTTCTTGAAAGGTGGCCTTCCTACAAGCCCAAGCTCATCAAAGAAGCATCGTCACTTGCCCAAACACCACTGTTGCAGCGACTGTTGCAGTCGGCCAGGGAGGAGCCAGTGTTGTCATCTGCAGACAACTTGCAAGGTAACAATTCTTCACCTCAACCCCGCCCAACCCATTGAtgtctaaagcacctgcaaaaaacacatactgaatgcctaagcccatgTTGGAAAGGTTGCCGCCAGCCTGTAAAACTAGATTtaaaaataaattgcatttaaaccctcatcttgcacaagaatatgttcattcagctgttatctatccacatttttattaaaaaagctaaaataccaagaccctgaatgcagcgtatatgtctccAGACACCAAAGCTCAAGCAAcatgagtcatcaggctaaaatgggttaatctatTTGTTTATTAGTTCATTTTTCATGTCTTCACACAAATGAAATGTGGTTTGGACTGTCATATTGTAGAGTTTCTTTTGCATGCCTAGTAATGTTCATTATTGATGCCTCACCTTCAAACCCTACCCTCAATTCAGGATGGGACAGTGATATGTCTACACTACTCCTGCTCTTGCACATCCTGTCACCTCAGTCTACTGGGAGGAAGAGGACCTACAAGATCAGCACAAGTCGAGCAATGGACAATCTCGTGGTGTTTCACAAGGTGTGTGATATCTGTGTACACAGTGTTGTCCCTGAAatttcacatggtgtgtgatttCTCTGTACAGTGTTGTACCTGAAATTTCACAAGGTGTATGATTTGTGCACACAGTTTTGTCCCTGAAAGGAAATGTAATACATTTGAACATGATCTTgatgcattttttcttttttcttcttctctgttaCTTCTAGTCATGCCAGAGCCTTGATGAGCACCTTGATGCAGATGACCGTCGACAGCCATATCTGCTTGCTTCAGGACTCCACAAGAAAGCCATCAGCAACTACTACATCGTCATGGATAAGAAGCTAATTCCTTGCCAAGGAAACACTTCTCTGGCGGCATTCGACGAGCTCTTCAAGGTCCATTTTGTTTTCAGTTTGAGCTATGATGAGAGTCTCCACACAATGTTCACCTTCCTTCAGACCACGGTGTACAACATCGACGTGGGAAGTACCAGAGAGTCTCCTAAAGTAAGAGAACTGAGAGCAAAGCTGATGAATGATCATGTTTAGGTGCTATGTTTGTAAGTCACTTCATAGTTCAGGAAGTTACCTGATACAGCACCTTAAACTTTTACATGGCTTGTATCCTGGCAAGAAGTTAAATTTGTTATGCGCACAGGATGGTTGCTCTTTGGAGTTCAAAAGTTACTCTGGTTTCCGTAAGCATCTTAAACGCTGGCACAGTGACCACAGTGACGATGCTGAACCAAGTTCTTCACATGAACTATCCTTTGGTACGCCGGCTCTGCCCCTGGATAGAAGTTTCTCTCCTGAGGAATCTTTGAACTTGCCTCAAAACTTGAGTGAAAATGGACATTCTTCAGAATGCAATCCGAATGGACGCTCTGTTAACTCAAAAGACATGTGTGGTGCCATTATTTCGAAGTTACAAGGCGGTGGGTGTTCAACCAGTTTAATTTTATCAGTCATAGAAAGTATGGAGGAATATGTCGACTACATGCACATGGACATCAAGGATCAGGTCTTAGAGGTTGTTCCAGACTCTAACCCAAGTAGAGAGCCAGTGGAGGCTGTGTTTAACCACTTAAAAAATCATTTTTCTGATCTCAACACAGAAAGTAAATGGAGCAAATATTTCTGTTCAAAATGGGGAGTTGTACAACCTGTAGAGGTCCATTTAGGAGTAAGATATGACTCTAAGATAAACAAAGTATCTGGACTTTATGAACAATTACCTGTCAATGACAACTTTGTCTACATACCATTGTTTGAAactttacattttattttcaaaaatgagttGATTTGCAGCCACATCCAGTCTGCTCAATTTAGTGATCTTTATTCTGATTTTTGTGATGGTAGTTACTTCAAATCAAATCAGTTGTTCTCCTCATTTAAATATGCGTTGCAGATCCAGGTTTATTATGATGAGTTCGAAACCGGGAATCCTCTTGGATCTAGGCAGGGGGTCCATAAGTTGGGATGTTTATATTTTACATTAAGAAACCTTCCACCGCATCTCAATTCATCTTTGATGAATATTCATCTTGTCTCTCTGTTTCATGCTCAAGATGTCAAAAAATATGGCCTAGATAAAATACTTGCACCATTTGTAGATGATATTAAAAAGCTGGAGGTTAGTGGAATGAAAGTGTCATTTACTGATACAGTTCTGTTTGGGACAATATCACAGATAACAGGTGACAATTTGGGCCTGAATGGAATTCTTGGGTATGTAGAGTCCTTTTCTGCAACATACTATTGCAGATTATGTTTAACGGACAAGGACACAGCTCAGACTGTATTCAGTGAACATGACCCACGAGTTTTATTGCGATCAAAGGAGTCAAATGAGCAGCATTACAAACATCTGAAGGATTCTGGTGATGGTTCATGTTATGGAATTAAACGTAACAGCATTCTTAATCAGTTAAAATATTTCAGTGTTGCTGATAATGTTGTCGTTGACATAATGCATGATCTGCTTGAGGGCGTGGCACAATATGAAGTTAGGCTTCTGTTTGACTATCTAGCTAAGAATTTCACTACCACAGAGCACATCCTGTTGAGAGTTTATGGGTACAGTTATGGATATTTGGATAGGAAAAACAGGCCCACAAAGATAAATATACAGGGTAATCGGCTAGGTCTTAACGCAAGTCAAATGATGTGTCTTTTGAGAAACATTCCCCTCATTTTTGGCAACATTGTGCCAGAGGGAAACACTAATTGGAATTTACTATTATTACTTCTTGATATTGTTAACATTGTCTTTTCTACTAGCATCTCTGAGGGCATGACTGTATATTTGGGGTCTCTTATTGCAGAACATCACAGATTATTTAAGGAGCTTTACCCAACTCAAAATTTGATCCCAAAGCATCACCTAATGATTCATTATCCTGGTGTGATTAGAAAAATAGGTCCTTTGATTCATGTTTGGACTATGAGATACGAAGGAAAACACCGGTTCTTTAAGAACAGCATTAAAAATTTCAAAAACGTGACAAAATGTTTAGCACAGAAGCATCAGTTAGCCATTGCCTATCATTGGGAGTCACTTGGTGCTAGAGGTATTGAGTCAGGTCCAGTAAAAGCTCAAACACTGAGCGAATCGGATTATGATCAACTAATTTGTGAACACTTTCAGATGGACAGGCTTACTACTGTGTCTTCCACGTCATGGGTGAAATGTAACGGGCTTGAATATCATCTTGGAGCTATTGTTTGTGTCGATGTGGAAGATGAGGTGCCAGTGTTTGGGAAAATTATGGTAATAATTCTTAACAATGCTGAGATCACTTTTGTTGTCATGGAAACGAAGACTGTTTATGTCGAGCACCTTCATGCATTTCAGGTCGAAGAATGTAACCACTTTTATATAGTTAAGAAAGATGATCTGCACCACAGCAAACCATTTGATGTTCAGATGTCCTATGGGTGCGATGCTTTGTTCTATGTTGTCCCAGATTGCTGTCTCTTCTGAGCACAATGTgatcaaaataaaacaacaatgtGTAATATTGCATTcttttgtatgtatttttaatTGATGCTGTAATTAGTTTGCTTAAGCCTTAACCATACTTTTGGCCCAGAAGAATTATATtgttaaaagacaaaaaataaaggaGATATTGATCACCAGGTTAGTGAGAATGTAACACTTTTTTATAGTAAGAAATTAACACTGTTGGAGTAGGCTTTCAATTAAGATTCAACAATGTCATGGTGTTAAAATGCCACCATGTTAGTGTTACTGTGAACACTAACCTGTAGTTAAAAAGTGACACTGTTGGAGTAGGCTTTCAATTAAGATTCAACAATTTCATGGTGTTAAAATGCCACCATGTTAGTGTTGGTGTGAACACTAACCTGTAGTTAAAAAGTGACACTGTTAGAGTAAGGCTATCAATGATTCAACAATCATCTGGTGTTAATACCTAACTCTTACAGTGTTAACATCCTTACACTGAGTTAGTGTTGTATTTATAACACTGCcaaaagtgttaaattaacactgacgCAGTGGTCCCCATATATACACTGGGAAAGTGTTAAAATTGACTCTGTTGGTGTTAAAATTCCAAATGGGAATTTGCTGTGTACGTTCCCTGGACTGTTCTATCACATCATCTGGTGAATTACACACATTAACTGGCTGCAGGCAGATGGGCCATTAGTAAATTAGATCTGTATACACTCTTGAGCATGTAGGCTGTGCTTCAGAATGAAGCAAGCACATGCAGAACCTTTAACACAGGGGTAGGAAatctatgtcttgagggccgtttgtggcccttgaggccattttatccagcccctgatgtaattataatgttatgcagcttcacatgaaatatgacatgttttgtaatggaatctcagacaatacatttgcaatacatttaGGTTATATCCAAGGGACCTACAGAACTGTGtgttctgttttaaaggtggctgccttcaatataggcctaaaatgcagggggaaatc is part of the Engraulis encrasicolus isolate BLACKSEA-1 chromosome 9, IST_EnEncr_1.0, whole genome shotgun sequence genome and encodes:
- the LOC134455088 gene encoding uncharacterized protein LOC134455088, whose amino-acid sequence is MAEVSLCKQARLEEELLQSVPARDLVKKVLLDKPGGAAVLKEYEDTGSICDSSRRQMVNILAAHMTETEGRVPQRLTREKYALGIITLFPSLKDPLSRKGYEHFYDAQSGSGFLAWRLKTIQRKTKLHSPTPNNPKTMTGGPTCARDIGQGGEQDESCKEAISLMTHTNDDDIIFQKMRETFAYRQKLIHSPDTSASVLSVFPRLLDTKGLVLQDFSLLFGSEISTRLLERWPSYKPKLIKEASSLAQTPLLQRLLQSAREEPVLSSADNLQGWDSDMSTLLLLLHILSPQSTGRKRTYKISTSRAMDNLVVFHKSCQSLDEHLDADDRRQPYLLASGLHKKAISNYYIVMDKKLIPCQGNTSLAAFDELFKVHFVFSLSYDESLHTMFTFLQTTVYNIDVGSTRESPKVRELRAKLMNDHV